A single region of the Latilactobacillus curvatus JCM 1096 = DSM 20019 genome encodes:
- a CDS encoding serine hydrolase domain-containing protein: MRFEQTIRQIEALVDEGIVPGVSYAIIEGPEVMTNVIGQAELVPQKVPLKADQLYDLASLTKVIGTTTIILRLLEKGRLSLRTKVHSLLPAFKDRRVTVLHLLTHTSGLTGYIPNRNQLSAAELKTALLTQLTVGPNFGEKVVYTDIGMLYLGWMIEAIYQKPIQDLIQELVLTPLGMQASTFNPDKSLAVPTELSAERGLIQGTVHDPKSAILQNHSGAAGLFAPLKDVVRFAQFQLGQLKVEQPPISQASVKSLYRDWTPKHLGRSLGWDLRFEPQEHQPLIYHTGFTGTFMLLDRKRQTGLIVLSNRIHPTADNPVFLERRDAIVAQFLADNHLETKA; this comes from the coding sequence ATGCGATTTGAACAAACCATCCGGCAAATTGAAGCGCTAGTTGATGAAGGGATTGTCCCTGGTGTTTCTTATGCCATCATCGAAGGCCCTGAAGTGATGACTAATGTAATCGGGCAGGCCGAATTAGTGCCCCAAAAAGTGCCGTTAAAAGCTGATCAGTTGTATGATTTAGCGTCATTAACGAAAGTGATTGGGACGACGACCATTATTTTACGGCTATTGGAAAAAGGGCGGCTTTCTTTACGAACAAAAGTGCATAGTTTGTTGCCGGCCTTTAAAGATCGACGGGTGACGGTCTTGCATCTATTGACGCACACGTCCGGTTTAACAGGCTACATTCCGAATCGGAATCAATTATCGGCTGCCGAATTAAAAACGGCGCTTTTGACGCAATTAACGGTCGGCCCAAATTTTGGTGAAAAGGTTGTTTACACGGACATTGGTATGTTGTATTTGGGCTGGATGATTGAAGCCATCTATCAAAAACCGATTCAGGATTTGATTCAAGAACTCGTTTTAACCCCACTCGGTATGCAAGCCAGTACGTTTAATCCGGACAAAAGTTTGGCGGTCCCGACTGAATTGAGTGCCGAACGCGGCTTAATCCAAGGCACGGTCCACGATCCGAAAAGTGCGATCTTACAAAATCATAGTGGTGCAGCCGGCTTGTTTGCCCCATTAAAAGACGTTGTCCGCTTTGCCCAGTTCCAATTAGGGCAGTTGAAGGTTGAACAGCCACCAATCAGTCAGGCGAGTGTTAAGAGTCTCTATCGTGATTGGACACCAAAACATCTCGGGCGCTCACTGGGCTGGGATTTGCGCTTTGAGCCGCAAGAACACCAGCCACTGATTTATCACACCGGTTTTACCGGCACGTTCATGCTATTGGATCGCAAGCGGCAAACGGGGCTGATTGTCCTGAGTAATCGCATTCATCCAACGGCTGATAATCCGGTCTTTTTGGAACGACGAGATGCGATTGTGGCACAATTTTTAGCGGATAATCACCTAGAAACAAAAGCCTAG